A stretch of DNA from Brachyhypopomus gauderio isolate BG-103 unplaced genomic scaffold, BGAUD_0.2 sc86, whole genome shotgun sequence:
CATTTCCCCACCTGCCTTCAAAGCAAATCAGAATATAAAAGCATTAGTTTGTAATGATACATTTTGAATGGCCATAAAATAAATTCAGTTTAAATGTTTCTTAGATGTGGCACTTCATCTGGTCTCGTTGCATTTCATATGGCACTTTCAGGTCCGTGTCTACATGTAATTGTACTCGTTACTCAGAAACGGCAAGTTGAAAACTGGTCAGCACCTTTAGTCTGTGTGGCTGATCAAAGTTTTTCAACAAAAGGCTCATGGATGCGCGCACAGTTCAGTTTGGGTGATGACGCTCCTCCTTTTGCTGCTCAGACTGAAGGATCTCTGTGATTTTACTGGCCCAGCATGAGATGGTGCTATAAATATGGTGGTTTTTCCGTTTTGTTTGCAGCGAATCCAGTATGCGAAAACGGACTCTGATATCATCTCTAAAGTGAGGGGCACATACAGCGACAAAGACaagaaaaaggagaagaagaaaaaggcTCAGGAGCAAGCAGCTAACGCTGCCAAGAAACCAGCGGTGTGtttagcgtgtgtgtggtgctggtgggtggggggggggggtgttcatgTAATTAATTTCGAAATTCAAATTTGAAAGTCCTCATTAGCATGCTCCTTCATGAATGTTGTTTATCCTCTGCACATATCATTGTTGTGCTACCATATGAAACCTCGGTTTGGTTGCATCAGATCCAAACTGCACCTGTATTACTTGCTGCGAttggttgatgtgtgtgtgtgtgtctttggtcTTGCAGGGCACCATCAGCACGCAGCCAGCTCCTCCAGCCACAGTTCAGGTACTGAACAGCGCTGAATTCCACTGATTGCCCTGTCTTTCATTAATGATGGAGACCCTGCATTCTGCCGCATAGAAACTCGATCAATGTCGTCTCTCTGTTTTAAGGTTCCTGATAACCCACCCAACTACATCCTGTTCCTGACCAACCTGCCCGAGGAGACCAACGAGATGATGCTGTCCATGCTGTTCAACCAGTGAGTCCTCTCTGCCTTAGCAGCACGACGTTGGGCATGAAAACACAATCTTGCACCTGTGGCCTGACCCACTTTGGTTTCTCCATGAAGTGCTCAGTTTGGGTTCCTGTCATCTGTACCCGTTTGTGGAACACTGTTTCATCATTTCAAAGAAGAAAAAATGATGGCTTATATTTTTAAATGCATATTCTTTCACACTTCCATTGCAGAGACGCTATCTGTCCTACTGTTATGGCCATCATTGCAAATCATTGTGATTGATATCATTTCCTGCACCCCTCACGTCTGCTTCCTGCCTCTGTCCAGGTTCCCGGGTTTCAAGGAAGTGCGGCTGGTGCCCGGCAAGCACGACATCGCCTTCGTGGAGTTTGAGAGCGAGGGCCAAGCTGGGGTGGCCAAGGACGCCCTGCAGGGCTTCCGCATCACGGCCACCTGCGCCATGAAGATCACCTACGCCAAGaagtgaccacacacacacacacacacacacacacacatgaaactcCCCTGTGACGGGAGCATTGTTGGACTGAGAACACAGCCCTGCTCAAAGGGTTTTCCATTGTCTCCCCCCACCACCTTTTAACTTTGGG
This window harbors:
- the snrpb2 gene encoding U2 small nuclear ribonucleoprotein B'', whose protein sequence is MDIRPNHTIYINNVNDKIKKEELKRSLYALFSQFGQIIEIVAMKTMKMRGQAFVVFKELSAATNALRQLQGFPFYNKPMRIQYAKTDSDIISKVRGTYSDKDKKKEKKKKAQEQAANAAKKPAGTISTQPAPPATVQVPDNPPNYILFLTNLPEETNEMMLSMLFNQFPGFKEVRLVPGKHDIAFVEFESEGQAGVAKDALQGFRITATCAMKITYAKK